A region of Myxococcus stipitatus DSM 14675 DNA encodes the following proteins:
- a CDS encoding DUF5682 family protein: MDLDLLTRVHLFPVRHHSPRTTAVLGRWLEHVKPEVVLIEGPCDASALVDVLCDADTRPPIALLGYRTDDTPGSALWPFAEYSPEYAALRWAQAHAARALFIDIPVGVSLAMDRRDAVPPSEAEAGAEAQEPAPEPEEPITERFARERGYRSFEELWEALFEAPDWTPEGFRSVLLAWADVLNAGPRLDYHRWRDAFMARQVLEVVARGVAPEKIAVVAGAAHVAAFVAKDVEAALEARLPAAVPCAVTVIPYSFPRLSEQLGYGAGNRAPHFYQKAHEAKCDFRRATLEVLIDFAGHLRMRGFTASLSDVLEAYRLAVTLSDLREKTAPGLDELREATIATLCRGDATHVDSFLWKSVVGHQVGRVASRIGKNSLQAEFWREVDSRHLPRTDSPETFTLRLSNEVEVGSSVFLHRLRVAGIPYATLVGTAQQKLTPKEASAQAALTRVRESWQAQWTPSTDVALVEKIVLGDSLEAVTTRVLQEQLDAARSTGGAAEVLLESVITGCAQTLGAALRACDAHASTDVDLPSLASAARALSGLVAYGTSRAHTAMGDEAVAVLCQKTFTRALLRVHEACACAPDAVPAVMDALRTLHEVALAQPLADKAGWLTAARELMRSGTVHPSASGLATGLLYLSRELTEEEVSREVGLRLSLAVAPEVSASWLEGFLRVNALVLVKNRDVVKALDEFLVGIDPELFRQTLPVLRRALGVLGSTERRYLMENIVAVRRLGEQGRAVKTVLEEKDKEKLKDMSAELGKALDDLDDLL; this comes from the coding sequence ATGGACCTGGACCTGCTCACCCGGGTGCACCTGTTCCCGGTGCGCCACCACTCGCCGCGCACCACGGCGGTGCTCGGACGCTGGCTGGAGCACGTGAAGCCGGAGGTGGTGCTCATCGAGGGCCCCTGCGATGCCTCCGCGCTCGTGGACGTCCTGTGCGACGCGGACACCCGGCCTCCCATCGCCCTGCTCGGCTATCGCACGGACGACACGCCGGGCTCCGCGCTGTGGCCCTTCGCGGAGTACTCCCCCGAATACGCGGCGCTGCGCTGGGCCCAGGCCCACGCCGCCCGCGCGCTCTTCATCGACATCCCCGTGGGCGTCAGCCTGGCCATGGACCGGCGGGACGCGGTGCCGCCCTCCGAGGCCGAGGCCGGAGCGGAGGCCCAGGAGCCGGCTCCGGAGCCCGAGGAGCCCATCACCGAGCGGTTCGCTCGCGAGCGGGGCTATCGCTCCTTCGAGGAACTGTGGGAGGCGCTGTTCGAGGCGCCGGACTGGACGCCCGAGGGCTTCCGGAGCGTGCTGCTCGCGTGGGCGGACGTGCTCAACGCGGGGCCTCGCCTGGACTATCACCGCTGGCGCGATGCCTTCATGGCGCGGCAGGTGCTGGAGGTCGTGGCCCGCGGGGTTGCCCCCGAGAAGATCGCCGTCGTGGCGGGCGCCGCGCACGTGGCCGCCTTCGTCGCGAAGGACGTGGAGGCCGCGCTGGAGGCTCGGCTCCCGGCGGCAGTGCCCTGCGCGGTGACGGTGATTCCGTACAGCTTTCCGCGCCTGTCCGAGCAGCTCGGCTATGGGGCCGGCAACCGCGCGCCGCACTTCTACCAGAAGGCCCATGAGGCGAAGTGTGACTTCCGGCGCGCGACGCTGGAGGTGCTCATCGACTTCGCCGGACACCTGCGCATGCGCGGCTTCACCGCATCGCTGTCCGACGTGCTGGAGGCCTACCGGCTCGCGGTGACGCTGTCGGACCTGCGCGAGAAGACGGCGCCGGGCCTGGACGAGCTGCGCGAGGCCACCATCGCCACGCTCTGCCGAGGCGATGCGACCCACGTCGACTCCTTCCTGTGGAAGAGCGTGGTGGGCCACCAGGTGGGCCGCGTGGCCAGTCGCATCGGGAAGAACTCGCTCCAGGCGGAGTTCTGGCGGGAGGTGGACTCGCGCCACCTGCCGCGCACCGACAGCCCGGAGACCTTCACGCTGCGGCTGAGCAACGAGGTGGAGGTGGGCTCGTCGGTGTTCCTCCACCGGCTGCGGGTCGCGGGCATTCCCTACGCCACGCTCGTGGGCACCGCGCAACAGAAGCTCACCCCCAAGGAGGCCAGCGCCCAGGCCGCGCTCACCCGCGTGCGGGAGTCGTGGCAGGCCCAGTGGACCCCGTCCACCGACGTGGCGCTGGTGGAGAAGATCGTCCTGGGCGACTCGCTGGAGGCCGTGACGACGCGAGTCCTCCAGGAGCAACTGGACGCGGCGCGGAGCACGGGCGGCGCCGCGGAGGTGCTGCTGGAGTCGGTGATCACCGGCTGCGCGCAGACGCTGGGCGCCGCGCTGCGCGCGTGTGATGCGCATGCCTCCACGGACGTGGACCTGCCCTCGCTCGCGTCGGCGGCGCGGGCGCTGTCGGGACTCGTCGCGTACGGCACCTCCCGCGCGCACACGGCGATGGGCGACGAGGCCGTGGCCGTGCTCTGCCAGAAGACCTTCACGCGCGCGCTGCTGCGGGTGCACGAGGCCTGCGCCTGCGCGCCCGACGCCGTGCCCGCCGTGATGGATGCGCTGCGGACGCTGCACGAGGTGGCGCTGGCCCAGCCGCTCGCGGACAAGGCCGGATGGCTCACCGCGGCCCGGGAGCTGATGCGCAGCGGCACCGTGCACCCTTCGGCGTCGGGGCTGGCGACGGGCCTGCTGTACCTGTCGCGGGAGCTGACCGAGGAGGAGGTCTCGAGGGAGGTGGGGCTGCGGCTGTCGCTCGCGGTGGCGCCGGAGGTGAGCGCGTCGTGGCTGGAGGGCTTCCTGCGGGTCAACGCGCTGGTGCTGGTGAAGAACCGCGACGTGGTGAAGGCGCTCGACGAGTTCCTGGTGGGCATCGACCCCGAGCTCTTTCGTCAGACCCTCCCGGTATTGAGAAGAGCACTGGGCGTGCTCGGTAGCACCGAGCGGCGCTACCTCATGGAGAACATCGTGGCCGTGCGGCGGCTGGGAGAGCAGGGCCGCGCGGTGAAGACGGTGCTCGAGGAAAAGGACAAAGAGAAGCTCAAGGACATGAGCGCCGAGCTGGGCAAGGCGCTCGATGACCTGGACGACCTGCTATGA
- a CDS encoding VWA domain-containing protein, whose translation MSVDPKNLSEKDRDALLRWRLALGPAAEKTGACPSLRALAGASASVGLGGGDLEPLDDALSFVYGERSGGREGPKPYIPEWLGALRSFFRDDVIALVQKDAIEKKGLTQLLFEPETLPFLEKNVELVTTLVSARGLIPDEAKSLARTIVREVVDELRKKLESTVRTAVIGALRRDRTSPLPIARNIDWKRTIRHNLKGWDAENKRLVPERFYFWPNQRRHHEWDVTLVVDQSGSMAESVVYSSVMAAIFASLDVLRTRLVLFDTEVVDMTHLLSDPVEVLFSTQLGGGTDINRAVAYAQANHVQRPEKTLFLLITDLYEGGNAQELLARLRQLVDSRAKVLCLLALSDGGKPSYDQAMAKELTAMGIPCFGCTPRKLVDVVERVMRNQDLTPLLSSEKELSHG comes from the coding sequence ATGAGCGTGGACCCCAAGAACCTCTCGGAGAAGGACCGCGACGCGCTCCTGCGCTGGCGGCTGGCGCTGGGCCCCGCCGCGGAGAAGACGGGGGCGTGTCCCTCGCTGCGCGCGCTGGCCGGCGCCTCGGCCTCGGTGGGCCTGGGCGGTGGAGACCTGGAGCCGCTGGATGACGCGCTCTCCTTCGTCTACGGCGAGCGGAGCGGCGGGCGAGAGGGCCCCAAGCCCTACATCCCCGAGTGGCTGGGCGCGCTGCGCAGCTTCTTCCGCGACGACGTGATTGCGCTCGTCCAGAAGGACGCCATCGAGAAGAAGGGCCTCACGCAGCTCCTGTTCGAGCCGGAGACGCTGCCCTTCCTCGAGAAGAACGTGGAGCTGGTGACGACGCTGGTGAGCGCGCGCGGGCTCATCCCGGACGAGGCGAAGTCCCTGGCCCGCACCATTGTCCGCGAGGTGGTGGACGAGCTGCGCAAGAAGCTGGAGTCCACCGTGCGCACGGCGGTCATCGGCGCCCTGCGCCGCGACAGGACGAGCCCGCTGCCCATCGCGCGCAACATCGACTGGAAGCGCACGATTCGCCACAACCTCAAGGGCTGGGACGCGGAGAACAAGCGCCTGGTGCCCGAGCGCTTCTACTTCTGGCCCAACCAGCGGCGGCACCACGAGTGGGACGTGACGCTGGTGGTGGACCAGTCCGGCTCCATGGCGGAGAGCGTGGTCTACAGCTCCGTCATGGCCGCCATCTTCGCGTCGCTGGATGTGCTGCGCACGCGGCTGGTCCTGTTCGACACCGAGGTGGTGGACATGACGCACCTCCTGTCGGACCCGGTGGAGGTGCTGTTCTCCACGCAGCTCGGCGGCGGCACGGACATCAACCGCGCGGTGGCCTACGCGCAGGCGAACCACGTCCAGCGGCCGGAGAAGACCCTCTTCCTGTTGATCACGGACCTCTACGAGGGCGGCAACGCGCAGGAGCTGCTGGCGCGGCTGCGGCAGTTGGTGGACTCGCGCGCGAAGGTGCTGTGCCTGCTCGCGCTGTCGGACGGCGGCAAGCCCTCCTACGACCAGGCGATGGCGAAGGAGCTCACCGCGATGGGCATCCCGTGCTTCGGGTGCACGCCGCGCAAGCTGGTGGACGTGGTGGAGCGAGTGATGCGCAACCAGGACCTGACGCCGCTGCTGTCCTCCGAGAAGGAGCTGTCCCATGGCTGA
- a CDS encoding HEAT repeat domain-containing protein: protein MAELRKLAPGMSALTEVISDRDELAKGARIFDDKHITHLSRFENRLFADALGSGATPYKVSLVFGDGREVKGRCSCMAARSRPFCKHAAALLVAWSRAPESFVTADAPPVGAGGPAKKSVKKGKTETADLMKAGVAQVSTLVRELGLSGVTSLSEDRASQVRALGETLRANGLRRLAASTVEVANLLEKAAERTGEFEPPAFTDLVADMLLTTRKVEKHLGGEALDDRYVEELIGKTWTKKDRAPVEGLTLLEYAFSARVTPDNFVVRESRFLELGSGKHFAEKQILPAFLKNVEPKRSHSGDVLEEAKGGQYPGFAPFRLDLDEQLKRRPLDEAALVQLVEKSLPDVGAALAAFQEHRKDVFAPERLPVALRVQTLFASGKRSQLVDSKGQGLFLPADEQLDESISAALEGATLEVVLGDMALEAALPTLFPLAMVVETAEGLRLRGLSRLEMEETSRRGRRRAVASASSSSSSRTGWADAARDAGASRAAIALAEVRDELADKFSQGLSAVSPRAVEPLVARLKELGLEKPAVLLETLAQRPEVGERLDDFIKVYQVLGIALVRLAGSVQVEGEALTPVVTHPSIRVRIPQQPMTPAEVLQKRGQGELTRHEANAHVSRYYETLDDDSLMESLYPAWSDGMASAFIARAVARRPREQVLEVAKRALSEHHSRMVRRTAIQVLGQLGGRDARVLLDGLTRKGHDGGLRLFARETLNDVQAREKGPEAVATLSREREAKLRPFIHQALTEPTRDARMGAVNELETLGLTQAWPALRQVFYGDPAYEVRHRAAMALAWLGDAEMLDRYLHHVQTRSDTDAKAAIYALGVLGDVRGAQALLMAFVDGWKSTLVAESLRALGLALLEPAVRLAETRPEALEREGLRALFRTWPREALAQVLLAHVEAAREKPERLALFSTYLKLAGENTHGAGKVVAAALLDIPDAAKDKQLLRAAKKLLGIKA, encoded by the coding sequence ATGGCTGAGTTGCGAAAGCTGGCCCCGGGCATGAGCGCCCTGACGGAAGTCATCAGCGACCGGGACGAGCTGGCCAAGGGCGCGCGCATCTTCGACGACAAGCACATCACCCACCTGTCGCGCTTCGAGAACCGGCTGTTCGCGGACGCGCTCGGCTCCGGGGCGACGCCCTACAAGGTCTCGCTGGTGTTCGGCGATGGCCGTGAGGTGAAGGGGCGGTGCTCGTGCATGGCCGCGCGCTCGCGCCCCTTCTGCAAGCACGCGGCGGCGCTGCTGGTGGCGTGGTCTCGCGCGCCGGAGTCCTTCGTCACCGCCGACGCGCCTCCGGTCGGCGCGGGAGGCCCCGCGAAGAAGAGCGTGAAGAAGGGCAAGACGGAGACCGCGGACCTGATGAAGGCGGGCGTGGCCCAGGTCTCCACGCTGGTGCGGGAGCTGGGGCTGTCGGGTGTGACGTCCCTCTCCGAGGACCGCGCCAGCCAGGTGCGCGCGCTGGGGGAGACGCTGCGCGCCAACGGGCTGCGCAGGCTGGCGGCCAGCACGGTGGAGGTGGCGAACCTCCTGGAGAAGGCCGCCGAGCGCACCGGTGAGTTCGAGCCTCCCGCCTTCACCGACCTGGTGGCGGACATGCTGCTCACCACGCGCAAGGTGGAGAAGCACCTGGGCGGCGAGGCGCTCGACGACCGCTACGTCGAGGAGCTCATCGGCAAGACGTGGACGAAGAAGGACCGCGCCCCCGTCGAGGGCCTGACGCTGCTGGAGTACGCGTTCTCCGCGCGCGTCACGCCCGACAACTTCGTCGTCCGCGAGAGCCGTTTCCTGGAGCTCGGCTCCGGCAAGCACTTCGCGGAGAAGCAGATCCTCCCCGCCTTCCTCAAGAACGTGGAGCCCAAGCGGAGCCACTCGGGCGACGTGCTGGAGGAGGCGAAGGGGGGCCAGTACCCGGGCTTCGCGCCCTTCCGCCTGGACCTGGACGAGCAGCTGAAGCGGCGTCCCCTGGACGAAGCCGCCCTGGTCCAACTCGTGGAGAAGTCGCTCCCGGACGTGGGGGCCGCGCTCGCCGCCTTCCAGGAGCACCGCAAGGACGTCTTCGCACCGGAGCGGCTGCCGGTGGCGCTGCGGGTGCAGACGCTGTTCGCCAGCGGGAAGCGCTCGCAGCTCGTCGACTCGAAGGGGCAGGGGCTGTTCCTGCCCGCGGACGAGCAGCTCGATGAGTCCATCTCCGCGGCGCTGGAGGGCGCGACGCTCGAGGTCGTGCTGGGGGACATGGCCCTGGAGGCCGCGCTGCCCACGCTGTTCCCCCTGGCGATGGTGGTGGAGACGGCGGAGGGCCTGAGGCTCCGGGGCCTGTCCCGGCTGGAGATGGAGGAGACGTCGCGGCGGGGACGTCGGCGCGCGGTGGCCTCCGCGTCCTCATCCTCGTCCTCGCGAACCGGTTGGGCGGATGCCGCTCGCGACGCGGGGGCCTCGCGCGCCGCCATCGCCCTGGCCGAGGTGCGGGACGAGCTGGCGGACAAGTTCTCCCAGGGCCTGTCCGCGGTGTCGCCGCGCGCGGTGGAGCCGCTGGTGGCTCGGCTCAAGGAGCTGGGGCTGGAGAAGCCCGCCGTCCTGCTGGAGACGCTGGCGCAGCGGCCCGAGGTCGGGGAGCGGCTGGATGACTTCATCAAGGTGTATCAGGTGCTGGGCATCGCCCTGGTCCGGCTGGCGGGCTCCGTCCAGGTGGAGGGCGAGGCGCTGACGCCCGTGGTCACCCACCCCAGCATCCGCGTGCGCATCCCCCAGCAGCCCATGACTCCCGCCGAGGTCCTCCAGAAGCGGGGGCAGGGCGAGCTGACGCGCCACGAGGCCAACGCGCACGTCTCGCGCTACTACGAAACGCTGGATGACGACTCGCTGATGGAGTCGCTGTATCCCGCCTGGAGCGACGGCATGGCCAGCGCCTTCATCGCGAGGGCCGTGGCCCGCCGTCCTCGAGAGCAGGTGCTGGAGGTGGCGAAGCGGGCCCTGTCCGAGCACCACAGCCGCATGGTGCGGCGCACCGCCATCCAGGTGCTGGGACAGTTGGGCGGGCGAGACGCCCGCGTGCTCCTGGATGGACTGACGCGCAAGGGACATGACGGCGGCCTGCGCCTCTTCGCGCGCGAGACGCTGAATGACGTGCAGGCGCGGGAGAAGGGTCCGGAGGCCGTGGCGACCCTGAGCCGGGAGCGCGAGGCGAAGCTCCGCCCCTTCATCCATCAGGCCCTGACGGAGCCCACGCGGGATGCGCGGATGGGCGCGGTCAACGAGCTGGAGACGCTGGGGCTGACGCAGGCGTGGCCCGCGTTGAGGCAGGTGTTCTACGGAGACCCCGCCTACGAGGTGCGGCACCGCGCGGCCATGGCGCTGGCGTGGCTGGGGGACGCGGAGATGCTGGACCGCTACCTGCATCACGTGCAGACCCGGAGCGACACCGACGCCAAGGCGGCCATCTACGCGCTCGGCGTGCTGGGGGATGTGCGCGGTGCCCAGGCCTTGTTGATGGCCTTCGTCGACGGCTGGAAGAGCACCCTCGTGGCCGAGTCCCTGCGCGCCTTGGGGTTGGCCCTGCTGGAGCCCGCGGTGCGGCTGGCGGAGACGCGCCCGGAGGCCCTGGAGCGCGAGGGCCTGCGCGCGCTGTTCCGGACCTGGCCGCGCGAGGCGCTCGCGCAGGTGCTGCTCGCCCACGTCGAGGCGGCGCGGGAGAAGCCCGAGCGGCTCGCGCTCTTCTCGACCTACCTCAAGCTCGCGGGGGAGAACACGCACGGGGCCGGGAAGGTCGTGGCGGCGGCGCTGCTCGACATTCCCGACGCGGCCAAGGACAAGCAGCTCCTGCGCGCGGCCAAGAAGCTGCTGGGCATCAAGGCCTAG